Part of the Pseudomonas sp. ADAK13 genome is shown below.
GCAGGGTTCGTGGCAGCAGGTAGGGCGCGTCGCTTTCGAGCATCAGACGGCCCCGGGGAATTTCCCTGACCAGCGGATGCAGGTGCGTCCCGCGACGCTCGTCGCAGATCCAGCCGGTGATGCCGATATGCAGGTCCAGGTCGAGGTAGCTGAACAATGCGCGCTGCTCGCCGGTGAAGCAGTGCACCACAGCGGCGGACAGGTGATCGCGATAGTCCCGCAGGATTTCCAGCAGGCGCTGGTTGGCGTCGCGTTCGTGGAGGAATACCGGGAGTTTCAGCTCCACGGCCAGGGCCAGATGCTCTTCGAGGACTTTTTCCTGCTGGGGGCGCGGCGAGAAGTCCCGGTTGAAGTCCAGCCCGCATTCACCCACCGCACGTACACGGCTTTCCTTGAGCAAACCGCGCAGGCGCCTGGCGCTTTCGGCATTCCAGTCACTGGCGGAGTGGGGGTGGATACCGGCAGTGGCGAACAGGCGTTGCCCGCTTTCGTCCAACTGCTGGCACAGCTCCAGGGCCTGTT
Proteins encoded:
- a CDS encoding TatD family hydrolase; protein product: MQLIDIGVNLTNPSFDEKHQAVLDRAYAAGVSQLVLTGTSVDGSEQALELCQQLDESGQRLFATAGIHPHSASDWNAESARRLRGLLKESRVRAVGECGLDFNRDFSPRPQQEKVLEEHLALAVELKLPVFLHERDANQRLLEILRDYRDHLSAAVVHCFTGEQRALFSYLDLDLHIGITGWICDERRGTHLHPLVREIPRGRLMLESDAPYLLPRTLRPKPKNGRNEPAYLPEILREVALHREETVEDLAQHTTACARAFFGLPVPD